Proteins from a genomic interval of Nitrospina gracilis Nb-211:
- a CDS encoding HU family DNA-binding protein: MIRSDLANKLAQKLDISKQEADRILLTFVDGIMTNLEKEGRVVIQGFGSFRVREYPARIGKKPVTGEPIEIPARKKPVFHASKELNALINRESREVPIARVFVESAPLYVQRP, from the coding sequence ATGATTCGATCCGATTTAGCCAACAAGTTAGCTCAAAAACTGGACATTTCCAAGCAGGAAGCCGACCGCATCCTCCTCACCTTTGTGGACGGCATCATGACCAACCTGGAGAAAGAAGGGCGTGTGGTGATTCAGGGATTCGGCTCCTTCCGGGTGCGCGAGTATCCGGCCCGTATCGGCAAGAAACCGGTGACCGGCGAGCCCATCGAAATTCCGGCGCGCAAGAAACCGGTGTTCCATGCCAGCAAGGAACTCAACGCGCTGATCAATCGCGAGAGCCGGGAAGTGCCGATCGCCCGCGTGTTCGTGGAATCCGCTCCGCTGTACGTGCAACGTCCTTAA
- a CDS encoding D-2-hydroxyacid dehydrogenase: MEGLPEAEAAICWYFRREWLAQAPRLQWVATPAAGSDWIDLPPDSTITVHHGGFHGMMMAESVLGAMLYFCKAFEASYAFQKQKKWARIKLSQQITSLYRARVTILGFGRIGQTIGRVLKPFGSRVTGVRRRTDERPDYFDESDRVVSVDHLNEVLPETDHLVLVLPGGDETDGLLTADHFSQLPAHCHLYNVGRGNPYREEDLARALETRQIAGAYLDVFDEEPLPESSPLWNFDNVLIQPHLSAASPQYLDLFIQELIGKLKI, translated from the coding sequence TTGGAGGGCCTTCCCGAGGCGGAGGCGGCCATTTGCTGGTATTTCCGCCGCGAATGGCTGGCGCAGGCACCGCGCCTGCAATGGGTTGCCACCCCCGCGGCAGGGAGCGACTGGATCGATCTGCCGCCCGACTCCACCATCACGGTGCACCACGGCGGCTTCCACGGCATGATGATGGCCGAGAGCGTGCTGGGGGCCATGCTTTATTTCTGCAAGGCATTCGAGGCGTCGTACGCCTTCCAGAAACAGAAGAAGTGGGCGCGCATCAAGCTTTCGCAACAGATCACCTCCCTCTACCGGGCGCGGGTGACCATCCTCGGCTTCGGCCGGATCGGCCAGACCATCGGCCGGGTGCTGAAACCCTTTGGAAGCCGGGTGACCGGTGTGCGTCGGCGGACGGACGAGCGGCCCGATTATTTTGATGAGTCCGACCGCGTCGTCTCCGTCGATCACCTCAACGAGGTCCTGCCGGAGACAGATCACCTCGTTCTCGTTCTTCCGGGAGGAGATGAGACCGACGGACTGCTCACCGCCGATCACTTTTCACAACTGCCCGCGCACTGTCACCTGTACAACGTGGGACGGGGCAACCCGTATCGTGAGGAGGACCTGGCGCGGGCGTTGGAGACCCGGCAGATCGCCGGGGCCTACCTGGACGTATTCGACGAGGAACCCCTGCCCGAATCGTCGCCGCTTTGGAATTTCGACAACGTGCTCATCCAACCGCACCTGTCCGCCGCCTCGCCGCAGTACCTGGACCTGTTTATTCAGGAATTGATTGGAAAATTAAAAATCTGA
- the gatA gene encoding Asp-tRNA(Asn)/Glu-tRNA(Gln) amidotransferase subunit GatA, whose protein sequence is MQRPSLAEARKHLKAKSYSSLDLLEEYYQRIDKVDQDIGAYAHLTRELAEEQAQAADARIAKGEDAPLLGVPIAIKDLICVKDTRTTCSSRILDNFVAPYDATVVTRLKNAGAVLIGKTNMDEFAMGSSNETAYHHITRNPWDKSRVPGGSSGGSAAAVAANECVAALGSDTGGSIRQPASFCGITGLKPTYGRVSRFGLVAFASSFDQIGPMTKTVEDAAVLMNVIGGHDAMDSTSANVELPDFTATLDRDVKGLKVGVPKEYFSDGIDPQVRAAVEAGIRHLESLGMERVEVTLPHTPYAVAAYYILACAEASTNLSRYDGVKYGYRSDNAGNLFDMYTQTREEGFGEEVKRRILLGTFVLSSGYYDAYYLKGQKVRTLIKQDFDTAFRKCDVLAAPVSPVLPFKLGEKLDDPLQMYLSDLLTLSANLAGIPALSVPCGLSQEGLPIGLQLMGRHFEETLLLNVGHRFQDTTDHHLKNPPH, encoded by the coding sequence ATGCAGAGACCCAGCCTGGCCGAAGCCCGCAAGCACCTGAAAGCCAAATCCTACTCCTCGCTCGATCTGCTGGAAGAGTATTACCAGCGCATCGACAAGGTGGATCAGGACATCGGCGCCTACGCACACCTGACGCGCGAACTGGCGGAAGAGCAGGCACAGGCGGCGGACGCGCGCATCGCGAAAGGCGAGGACGCTCCCCTATTGGGCGTGCCCATCGCCATAAAAGACCTCATCTGCGTGAAGGACACCCGCACCACCTGCTCGTCGCGCATCCTCGACAACTTTGTCGCACCGTACGACGCGACGGTGGTGACGCGCCTGAAAAACGCGGGTGCGGTGTTGATCGGCAAGACCAATATGGATGAGTTCGCCATGGGCTCGTCCAACGAAACCGCGTATCATCATATCACCCGCAACCCGTGGGACAAATCCCGCGTGCCCGGCGGTTCGAGCGGCGGCTCGGCGGCGGCGGTGGCGGCCAACGAATGCGTCGCCGCGCTGGGATCGGACACCGGCGGCTCCATCCGCCAGCCGGCCAGCTTCTGCGGCATCACCGGACTCAAACCCACCTACGGCCGCGTGTCGCGCTTCGGTCTCGTCGCCTTCGCTTCGTCGTTCGACCAGATCGGCCCCATGACCAAAACCGTGGAGGACGCCGCGGTGCTGATGAACGTCATCGGCGGGCACGATGCGATGGATTCGACCTCCGCCAACGTGGAACTCCCCGATTTCACCGCCACACTCGACCGCGACGTGAAGGGACTGAAAGTGGGCGTGCCAAAAGAATACTTCAGCGACGGCATCGACCCGCAGGTGCGGGCGGCGGTCGAGGCGGGCATCCGGCATCTGGAATCGCTCGGCATGGAGCGGGTGGAAGTCACCCTTCCGCACACACCGTACGCGGTGGCGGCGTACTACATCCTCGCCTGCGCCGAGGCCAGCACCAACCTGTCGCGTTACGACGGCGTGAAATATGGCTACCGGTCCGATAACGCCGGCAACCTGTTCGACATGTACACCCAGACGCGGGAAGAGGGGTTCGGTGAGGAAGTGAAGCGCCGCATCCTGCTCGGCACGTTTGTACTCAGCTCCGGCTATTACGACGCCTATTACTTGAAGGGGCAAAAAGTACGCACCCTAATCAAGCAGGATTTCGACACCGCCTTTAGGAAATGCGATGTCCTGGCCGCACCCGTTTCTCCCGTTCTGCCGTTCAAGCTGGGGGAAAAACTCGACGATCCGTTGCAGATGTATCTTTCCGACCTGCTCACCCTGTCGGCCAACCTGGCGGGCATCCCCGCGCTGTCCGTCCCCTGCGGCTTGTCTCAAGAGGGATTGCCCATCGGCCTGCAACTGATGGGCAGGCATTTTGAGGAAACCCTCCTGCTGAACGTCGGCCATCGTTTTCAGGACACGACGGACCACCACCTGAAAAACCCGCCTCACTGA
- the gatC gene encoding Asp-tRNA(Asn)/Glu-tRNA(Gln) amidotransferase subunit GatC, with protein MSHDDVDIQKIAHLARLELTAKEREKLGPQFQKIVEYIDQLGALNTDNVEPTSHVLPIHNVLREDEVVARFPQADYLSLAPRHDKGHYEVPKIIQ; from the coding sequence ATGTCCCACGACGACGTCGACATCCAGAAGATCGCCCACCTCGCCCGGCTGGAGCTGACCGCGAAGGAAAGGGAGAAGCTCGGCCCGCAGTTCCAGAAGATCGTCGAGTACATCGACCAACTGGGCGCGCTCAACACGGATAATGTGGAGCCGACCTCGCACGTCCTGCCCATCCACAACGTCCTGCGCGAGGATGAAGTGGTGGCGCGGTTTCCGCAAGCCGACTACCTGTCGCTCGCACCGCGCCACGACAAGGGTCATTACGAAGTGCCCAAGATCATCCAGTAG
- a CDS encoding DNA internalization-related competence protein ComEC/Rec2, which yields MGPLLPHFLFYLSGLFLAHPASRGFLFPGTLPLVTLALAVGCARRLHTRRAWQFVLMAVLFAWGATTSYRHTILRPVSHILNHVEDGRRADVTGIVTQPPRQYPDRVRVRVDLESLQYEDIPIPVSGRARITVYEAGADLREGDRVRFDQVRLKRPRNFKNPGRFDYEHYMRTEGIDVTGGVSKAERVERLDTAQATTLSRWHEAVLHSLRGLFDRNLDSHKAALLRGMVLGEKEFLSEELQEAFRATGVAHLMAVSGLHIGFVAGATYFLVHPVLWRLFSRYRPRWVLLGRTQKWAVACCFLPVLVYLMLVGSKVSALRAGTMVLLFLTAVLADRERSVLNALLVAAFGILLWSPGAFLTPGFQLSFGAVFAILYLHRMLLQAEDDAIDRLGEQAWYRRLPGLRDERGGVIASALRFLYGTAFVSAAAILGTFPALVYQFNRVSVVGFLLNLVLVPLASVLIPATLLIALLNSVLPTLADLLMSGVDGLLGVLVALPVWAASFDFASFYVPTPPDFWLVFYTALVLGVPAYLHRYHLSAKRTGETPSQKTGTAQRGQAAGLALCAAAVFVWWVWPQFPKFQNDTLRVTLLDVGQGESVFVEFPNHETLLIDGGGFYKDALDVGKAVVGRFLWHRGEHGLDYLVATHSDHDHISGLLSLSGIMDVGHFLDRALTIADMKIDRLRQTLVARGTKRLILAPGESLEFGEARLTALHPGRRFIKTVGLEPRRIGNDLSWVLRLDYREFSLLLTGDISAEAEAHLVASGAPLSADVLKVPHHGSRYSSSPEFLKAVGAQDALISAGYVNPFGHPHDETLKRLAGQGARVWRTDRQGALTVTTDGRDWQIETHEGL from the coding sequence ATGGGACCGTTGCTTCCTCATTTCCTGTTTTACCTGTCGGGGTTGTTCCTCGCCCATCCCGCCTCGCGCGGGTTCCTGTTTCCCGGCACCCTGCCACTGGTCACACTGGCGCTGGCGGTGGGATGTGCCCGCCGACTCCACACCCGTCGCGCGTGGCAATTCGTTCTGATGGCCGTGCTGTTCGCGTGGGGCGCGACGACGTCTTATCGCCATACGATCCTGCGGCCCGTTTCCCACATTCTGAATCATGTGGAAGATGGCCGCCGCGCCGATGTCACCGGCATCGTCACCCAACCTCCCCGGCAGTATCCCGATCGCGTGCGAGTGCGAGTCGATCTCGAATCCCTGCAATACGAAGACATACCCATCCCGGTCAGCGGGCGCGCCCGCATCACCGTATATGAAGCGGGAGCGGATCTGCGCGAGGGCGACCGCGTGCGCTTCGACCAGGTGCGGCTGAAGCGCCCGCGCAATTTCAAAAACCCCGGCCGCTTCGATTACGAACACTACATGCGGACGGAAGGGATCGACGTCACCGGCGGTGTGTCGAAGGCCGAACGGGTGGAACGCCTCGACACCGCACAGGCCACCACCCTCTCCCGCTGGCATGAGGCGGTACTGCACTCTCTGCGGGGTCTGTTCGACCGCAATCTCGACTCGCACAAAGCGGCGCTGTTGCGCGGCATGGTGCTGGGCGAAAAGGAATTTCTGAGCGAAGAGTTGCAGGAAGCGTTCCGCGCCACCGGCGTGGCGCACCTGATGGCGGTGTCGGGCCTGCACATCGGCTTCGTCGCCGGCGCGACGTATTTTCTCGTTCACCCCGTGCTGTGGCGGTTGTTTTCGAGATACCGTCCGCGCTGGGTGCTTCTCGGCCGCACGCAGAAATGGGCGGTGGCGTGTTGTTTCCTGCCGGTGCTGGTGTACCTGATGCTGGTGGGGAGCAAGGTGTCGGCCCTGCGCGCCGGGACCATGGTGCTCCTGTTTCTGACCGCGGTGCTCGCCGACCGCGAACGCAGTGTGCTGAACGCATTGCTGGTTGCGGCGTTCGGCATCCTGCTGTGGAGCCCCGGCGCGTTCCTCACCCCCGGTTTCCAACTGTCCTTCGGCGCGGTGTTCGCCATCCTGTACCTGCACCGCATGCTGTTGCAGGCGGAGGACGACGCGATCGATCGCCTCGGCGAACAAGCCTGGTACCGCCGCCTGCCGGGTTTGCGGGATGAGCGTGGCGGGGTGATCGCTTCCGCCCTGCGGTTTCTCTATGGCACCGCGTTCGTCTCCGCCGCCGCCATCCTCGGCACCTTTCCCGCGCTCGTGTACCAGTTCAACCGGGTGAGCGTGGTCGGGTTTCTGCTGAACCTCGTACTGGTGCCGCTGGCATCGGTGCTCATCCCGGCCACGCTGTTGATCGCTCTTCTCAACTCCGTGTTGCCGACACTCGCCGATTTGTTGATGAGCGGCGTCGACGGACTCCTCGGCGTGCTCGTCGCGCTTCCGGTATGGGCGGCATCGTTTGACTTCGCCTCGTTTTATGTGCCGACGCCGCCGGACTTCTGGCTGGTGTTTTATACCGCGCTGGTGCTCGGGGTCCCGGCTTACCTGCATCGTTATCATTTGTCCGCAAAGAGAACCGGGGAGACGCCGTCTCAAAAAACCGGGACCGCGCAACGCGGTCAGGCGGCGGGGCTGGCCCTGTGCGCGGCGGCTGTCTTTGTCTGGTGGGTGTGGCCGCAGTTTCCCAAATTCCAGAACGACACCCTTCGCGTGACCCTGCTCGACGTCGGACAGGGCGAGAGCGTGTTCGTCGAGTTCCCCAACCACGAGACGTTGCTCATCGACGGCGGCGGCTTTTACAAGGACGCGCTGGACGTCGGCAAGGCGGTGGTGGGGCGTTTCCTCTGGCACCGGGGAGAACACGGTCTCGATTACCTGGTGGCCACGCATTCCGATCACGATCACATCAGCGGCCTGCTGTCGCTTTCGGGGATCATGGACGTGGGACATTTTCTCGACCGCGCCCTGACCATCGCCGACATGAAGATCGACCGCTTGCGCCAGACGCTGGTGGCCCGCGGCACGAAGCGTCTGATTCTGGCTCCGGGCGAGAGCCTCGAGTTCGGCGAAGCACGCCTCACCGCCCTGCACCCGGGAAGACGATTCATCAAAACCGTGGGACTCGAACCCCGGCGCATCGGCAACGACCTGTCGTGGGTCCTGCGTCTCGATTACCGCGAGTTCAGCCTGCTGTTGACCGGAGACATCTCCGCCGAGGCCGAGGCGCACCTGGTGGCGTCCGGCGCGCCGCTTTCCGCCGACGTGCTGAAAGTGCCGCACCACGGAAGCCGTTACTCCAGTTCCCCGGAATTTTTAAAGGCCGTCGGGGCGCAGGACGCGCTCATTTCGGCAGGCTACGTCAACCCCTTCGGCCACCCGCATGATGAAACCCTGAAACGGCTGGCCGGACAGGGCGCCCGGGTGTGGCGCACCGACCGGCAGGGCGCGCTCACCGTCACCACAGACGGCCGGGATTGGCAGATCGAGACCCACGAGGGGCTTTAA
- the rnr gene encoding ribonuclease R — MGKKKEFSVGSIRFGFSGRGLVLRWENILFSACPLMELSESVVLKLLHEKTNRPMKFSELMKTLGIPETQRREFRHLLKDLASEGSVVKLRGGRYGLPDEMSLVSGLLHGHPDGYGFLIRDGDEPDIYISRQKMGGAMHQDKIVARIESQYRGYSRPEGRVIRILERRTQKLVGLFEALNRDGWVVPSDAKYFQDVFIPGKDTLGAQSGEMVQVEIVDYPTRNHPPVGRVIHVLGPADDPAVELRSIFHKHEARQEFPPKAQRQVKKLSLEISDEERARRRDLTDQMIFTIDGERAKDFDDAVTLTREKNLYRLGVHIADVSHYVTQGSPLDEEAFQRGTSIYYAEGVIPMLPFKLSNEVCSLRPNEEHLTLSCDIVFNDKGEVVDHEVYESIIESKVRFTYTQVASLLEDGDPEGQFDEVMPMLKDMEQLSRTLRKKRFQEGSVDFNVPEAEILMTQDGKIQTIRKAPHNIAHEIIEEFMLSANRIVAEDMAKKNLPVIHRIHEEPDADRIHRFGEFAADFGYRLPSFKKVKSTHLQKLLERARGKPEERALNYVLLRSMKKAVYSEKDPGHFCLGFEHYTHFTSPIRRYPDLFTHRVVKEYLGKKKCSLKERKQLMSQTAKAAEQSTGMEIKAMGIEREVSDLRRVQFMADKLGSIHTGHISNVTSFGFFVELNDVFVEGLVRVSTLADDYYVFYEHEHALKGQHKHKTYRLGDPVKVRVQRVDMAKKQIDLALVIR, encoded by the coding sequence ATGGGTAAGAAAAAAGAGTTTTCGGTTGGCTCCATCCGTTTCGGTTTCTCCGGGCGCGGGTTGGTGTTACGATGGGAGAACATTCTATTCTCGGCCTGCCCTCTTATGGAACTCAGCGAATCCGTCGTCCTCAAACTCCTTCACGAAAAAACCAACCGGCCGATGAAGTTTTCCGAACTGATGAAAACGCTCGGCATCCCGGAAACCCAGCGTCGCGAATTCCGCCACCTGCTCAAGGACCTCGCCAGCGAAGGCTCCGTCGTCAAACTGCGCGGCGGACGCTACGGCCTGCCGGACGAGATGAGCCTCGTCTCCGGCCTCCTGCACGGCCACCCGGACGGCTACGGCTTTCTCATCCGCGACGGCGACGAACCGGACATTTACATCAGCCGCCAGAAGATGGGCGGCGCCATGCACCAGGACAAGATCGTGGCGCGCATCGAGTCGCAGTACCGCGGCTACTCGCGGCCGGAAGGTCGCGTCATCCGCATTCTCGAACGGCGCACGCAGAAGCTGGTGGGCCTGTTCGAAGCGCTCAACCGCGACGGCTGGGTGGTTCCTTCCGACGCCAAATACTTTCAGGATGTGTTCATCCCCGGCAAGGACACACTGGGCGCGCAGTCTGGCGAGATGGTGCAGGTGGAGATCGTCGATTACCCGACGCGGAACCACCCCCCGGTGGGACGCGTCATCCATGTGCTGGGCCCGGCGGACGACCCGGCGGTGGAGTTGCGTTCCATATTCCACAAACACGAAGCGCGGCAGGAGTTCCCGCCCAAGGCCCAGCGCCAGGTGAAGAAGCTGAGCCTTGAAATTTCCGATGAAGAACGCGCGCGCCGACGCGACCTGACGGATCAGATGATTTTCACCATCGACGGCGAACGCGCCAAGGACTTCGACGACGCGGTCACCCTCACCCGCGAAAAAAACCTGTACCGCCTCGGTGTGCACATCGCCGACGTCAGCCATTACGTCACCCAAGGCTCGCCGCTTGACGAAGAAGCATTTCAACGCGGCACCAGCATTTATTACGCCGAGGGCGTCATCCCCATGCTTCCGTTCAAACTGTCGAACGAGGTGTGCAGTCTGCGCCCCAATGAGGAACACCTGACGCTCAGTTGCGACATCGTGTTCAACGACAAGGGCGAGGTGGTCGACCACGAGGTTTACGAGTCGATCATCGAAAGCAAGGTCCGTTTCACCTACACACAGGTGGCGTCTCTGCTGGAAGACGGCGACCCGGAAGGCCAGTTCGACGAGGTCATGCCGATGCTGAAGGACATGGAACAGTTGAGCCGCACCCTGCGCAAGAAACGGTTTCAGGAAGGCAGTGTCGATTTCAACGTGCCGGAGGCGGAGATCCTGATGACACAGGACGGAAAAATCCAGACCATCCGCAAGGCGCCGCACAACATCGCGCACGAGATCATCGAGGAGTTCATGCTGTCGGCCAACCGCATCGTCGCCGAAGACATGGCGAAGAAGAACCTGCCCGTCATCCACCGCATCCACGAAGAGCCGGATGCCGACCGCATCCACCGCTTCGGCGAATTCGCCGCGGACTTCGGCTACCGCCTGCCGTCGTTCAAGAAAGTGAAATCGACGCACCTGCAAAAACTTCTGGAACGGGCCCGCGGCAAACCGGAGGAACGCGCGCTCAATTACGTTCTTCTGCGGTCGATGAAAAAAGCCGTGTATTCGGAGAAAGACCCCGGCCATTTCTGCCTCGGCTTCGAGCACTACACGCACTTCACCTCGCCCATCCGGCGCTACCCGGACCTGTTCACCCACCGCGTGGTGAAGGAATACCTCGGCAAGAAGAAATGCTCGCTCAAGGAGCGCAAGCAGTTGATGAGCCAAACCGCGAAGGCCGCCGAACAGTCCACCGGCATGGAGATCAAGGCAATGGGCATCGAGCGTGAGGTCAGCGACCTGCGCCGCGTGCAGTTCATGGCGGACAAGCTGGGCTCCATCCACACGGGGCATATTTCGAACGTCACCTCGTTCGGCTTCTTCGTGGAGTTAAATGATGTGTTCGTCGAGGGACTGGTGCGGGTGTCGACCCTGGCCGACGACTACTACGTGTTTTACGAACACGAGCACGCGCTCAAGGGTCAGCACAAACACAAGACCTACCGGCTGGGCGATCCGGTGAAGGTGCGGGTGCAGAGGGTGGACATGGCGAAAAAGCAGATCGACCTGGCGCTGGTGATCCGATAG
- the pheT gene encoding phenylalanine--tRNA ligase subunit beta: MKVQLDWLWQYVEWNMSKEDLCHLLTMGGLEVEADEPVDLGGGRTTEVVELNVTPNRGYCLSHLGVAREIAGFTGAAFRSPDPDPELEKAFAPAPASERLKVDNEEPQLCPRYAALVIDNVKVAPSPQWLQERLIAIGLRPINNIVDITNFVMMEYGQPLHAFDLNLLKNRRILIRRASRQEAFVALDGTQLRLDPDALVIADGEKPIALAGIMGGANSQVTKDTTTVALESAYFDPITVRQASKKYGLRSDSSYRFERGVDIEAVITAQSRAALLIRELAGGEILNGRWDIYPDPVPRQQIALRVSRTNQVLGTALEADKIFNYLKGLGLKIVKEEQKGERVLVEVPAFRPTLQREIDLIEEVARLDGYDKVPVTSPRGELSPVIDSPTRALVLEARARLCHLGYAEAVNYSFIEKEHAVNFMTAFAPGDAETIDLDNPISAELGAMRTSLLPGLLKVAVSNINKGNKSVRLFETGGIFHAPKGSQEAVQNTCIAVLTAGPHPASVWKGANAAHDFYDIKGALELLLDGLGVKAQTGPANRSFLDAGQSAAWSVSGREIAYCGKVEGKLASAMGLDTPAFALEVHVERLAEVLPGRKKFESLPKFPETYRDISILVDKPVASGAVSDLIREAGQPLLSRVDLYDQFEGKKLPEGKKSLTYALAFQSPDKTLTDEEVNPVFENIVKALGDQVGASLRDQ; encoded by the coding sequence ATGAAAGTTCAGTTGGACTGGTTGTGGCAATACGTGGAGTGGAACATGTCCAAAGAGGACCTGTGCCATCTGTTGACCATGGGCGGGCTGGAGGTGGAAGCCGACGAGCCGGTGGACCTGGGCGGTGGCCGGACCACCGAGGTGGTGGAGTTGAACGTCACTCCCAACCGTGGATACTGCCTGAGTCACTTAGGTGTGGCGCGGGAGATCGCGGGCTTCACCGGGGCCGCGTTCCGTTCGCCGGACCCCGATCCCGAACTGGAAAAGGCGTTCGCTCCGGCTCCGGCCTCCGAGCGCCTGAAAGTGGACAATGAGGAACCGCAGCTGTGCCCGCGCTATGCGGCCCTGGTCATCGACAACGTCAAGGTCGCGCCGTCTCCCCAATGGTTGCAGGAACGGTTGATTGCCATCGGGCTCCGCCCCATCAACAACATCGTGGACATCACCAACTTTGTGATGATGGAGTACGGCCAGCCCCTGCACGCGTTCGACCTGAACCTGCTTAAAAACCGGCGCATTCTCATCCGCCGTGCCAGCAGGCAGGAAGCCTTCGTGGCTCTGGATGGCACGCAACTGCGGCTCGACCCCGATGCACTGGTCATTGCCGACGGAGAAAAACCGATTGCTCTTGCGGGAATCATGGGCGGCGCCAATAGCCAGGTGACCAAGGACACGACCACCGTGGCGCTGGAGAGCGCGTACTTCGATCCCATCACCGTGCGCCAGGCATCGAAGAAGTACGGACTGCGTTCGGATTCCTCGTACCGGTTCGAGCGCGGCGTGGACATCGAGGCGGTCATCACCGCGCAAAGCCGCGCGGCGCTGTTGATCCGCGAACTGGCGGGCGGCGAGATACTGAACGGCCGTTGGGACATCTATCCCGATCCCGTGCCGCGCCAACAGATCGCTCTCCGCGTCTCGCGCACCAACCAGGTGCTGGGCACTGCGCTTGAAGCCGATAAAATTTTCAATTATCTGAAGGGGCTGGGACTGAAAATTGTAAAAGAAGAGCAGAAGGGCGAACGCGTTCTGGTGGAGGTTCCGGCGTTCCGCCCGACCCTGCAACGCGAGATCGACCTGATCGAAGAAGTGGCGCGGCTCGACGGGTACGACAAGGTTCCCGTCACCAGCCCGAGAGGCGAGTTGTCGCCGGTCATCGATTCGCCGACGCGCGCGCTCGTGCTGGAAGCCCGCGCAAGATTGTGCCACCTGGGTTACGCCGAGGCGGTGAACTACAGTTTCATCGAAAAGGAACATGCGGTGAATTTCATGACCGCGTTCGCGCCCGGGGACGCGGAGACGATCGACCTCGACAACCCCATCAGCGCCGAGCTGGGCGCCATGCGTACCAGCCTTCTGCCGGGGCTTCTCAAGGTCGCGGTGAGCAACATCAATAAAGGGAACAAATCGGTGCGCCTGTTCGAGACGGGGGGTATTTTCCACGCGCCCAAAGGCAGTCAGGAAGCCGTGCAGAACACCTGCATCGCCGTGCTGACGGCGGGGCCGCATCCCGCCAGCGTGTGGAAGGGAGCGAACGCCGCGCATGATTTTTACGACATCAAGGGTGCGCTGGAGTTGTTGCTGGACGGGCTTGGCGTGAAAGCCCAGACAGGTCCCGCGAACCGTTCGTTTCTGGACGCCGGGCAGTCGGCGGCGTGGAGCGTGTCGGGCCGGGAGATCGCCTATTGCGGAAAAGTGGAAGGGAAGCTGGCCTCCGCGATGGGACTCGACACCCCCGCCTTTGCGTTGGAGGTCCACGTTGAGCGCCTGGCGGAGGTCCTGCCCGGACGTAAAAAGTTCGAGTCCCTGCCGAAGTTTCCCGAAACCTACCGCGACATCTCCATCCTGGTGGACAAGCCCGTGGCTTCGGGAGCGGTCAGCGACCTCATCCGCGAGGCGGGACAGCCCTTATTGAGCCGGGTGGATCTGTATGATCAGTTTGAAGGGAAAAAACTGCCTGAGGGTAAGAAAAGCCTCACTTACGCCCTCGCGTTTCAGTCGCCGGACAAGACCTTGACCGACGAGGAAGTGAATCCGGTTTTTGAGAACATCGTGAAGGCGCTGGGAGACCAGGTGGGGGCGTCGCTCCGCGACCAGTGA
- a CDS encoding cell division protein ZapA gives MASGTQIQIYGKKYTVKAPSSNVSLQELADYVDARMRELSSTSRTVPADVAVLAALNIAQDLFELKQQFEALKVESEADKKELEDRTRALSEKLENELAQVRENPGK, from the coding sequence ATGGCTTCCGGCACGCAGATTCAGATATACGGCAAGAAATACACGGTCAAGGCTCCCTCCTCCAACGTGTCGTTGCAGGAGTTGGCGGACTATGTGGATGCCCGCATGCGGGAGCTTTCGTCCACCAGCCGCACCGTTCCGGCGGATGTGGCGGTGCTGGCGGCGCTCAATATCGCGCAGGATTTATTTGAATTGAAACAACAATTTGAAGCCCTGAAGGTGGAAAGCGAGGCGGACAAAAAAGAGCTGGAAGACCGCACCCGGGCGCTTTCCGAAAAGCTGGAAAACGAATTGGCGCAGGTTCGCGAAAACCCCGGTAAATGA
- a CDS encoding 5-formyltetrahydrofolate cyclo-ligase, with protein MHSKAVIRKEILAHRRTLDPETLKALSSRIIETALGLDAFHRADTVLVYLSIPGEVETDALVTAALDAGKRVCVPVIDPRTGELHASHLPGWSIEFRKGPFGIREPEDRFLKWVPPEEIDLVFMPGLAFDREGGRIGYGKGYFDRLLDRLNEHAGRVALAFDFQIHDTLPQGPSDRRVHQIVTETKIIDC; from the coding sequence TTGCATTCGAAAGCAGTCATCCGGAAAGAGATCCTGGCGCATCGCCGGACGCTCGATCCGGAAACCCTGAAAGCGCTTAGCAGCCGTATCATCGAAACGGCGTTGGGGCTGGATGCATTCCACCGTGCAGACACCGTGCTGGTTTACCTGTCCATTCCCGGAGAGGTGGAAACCGACGCATTGGTGACCGCGGCACTGGATGCCGGAAAGCGGGTTTGCGTGCCGGTCATCGACCCCCGAACGGGCGAGCTCCATGCCTCGCACCTGCCGGGATGGAGTATCGAGTTCCGCAAAGGGCCGTTCGGCATCCGCGAACCGGAGGACCGGTTTCTGAAATGGGTGCCGCCGGAGGAAATTGACCTGGTTTTCATGCCGGGGCTGGCTTTTGACAGAGAAGGGGGACGTATCGGGTATGGCAAGGGGTATTTCGACCGGTTGCTGGACCGGTTGAATGAACACGCGGGCAGGGTTGCACTGGCTTTCGATTTTCAGATTCACGACACCCTGCCTCAAGGCCCTTCGGACCGACGCGTTCATCAGATCGTAACCGAGACAAAAATCATTGATTGCTGA